In Camelina sativa cultivar DH55 chromosome 16, Cs, whole genome shotgun sequence, a single window of DNA contains:
- the LOC104749208 gene encoding BTB/POZ domain-containing protein POB1-like isoform X1, which produces MRGSENTDLFDPKTQMDSSDFSRHGHGSSSSSDGDFGFAFNDSNFSDRLLRIEIMGGPSDSRSDVEGCTSIADWARHRKRRREDIIKKESAAGVTVSDIVACPEEQILTDEQPDMDGCPGGDNLDDEGEAMVEEQEALSGDEDETSSEPNWGMDCSTVVRVKELHISSPILAAKSPFFYKLFSNGMRESEQRHVTLRINASEEAALMELLNFMYSNAVSVTTAPALLDVLMAADKFEVASCMRYCSRLLRNMPMTPESALLYLELPSSVLMAKAVQPLTDAAKQFLAARYKDITKFHEEVMSLPLAGIEAILSSDDLQIASEDAVYDFILKWARAQYPCLEERREILGSRLALSIRFPFMTCRKLKKVLTCSDFEHEIASKLVLEALFFKAEAPHRQRSLAAEESASLNRRLIERAYKYRPVKVVEFELPRPQCVVYLDLKREECAGLFPSGRVYSQAFHLGGQGFFLSAHCNMDQQSSFHCFGLFLGMQEKGSVSFGVDYEFSARSKPAEDFISKYKGNYTFTGGKAVGYRNLFGIAWTSFIVEDSQYFINGILHLRAELTIKRSTDP; this is translated from the exons ATGAGAGGTAGTGAAAACACGGATCTGTTCGATCCCAAAACCCAGATGGATTCTTCTGATTTCTCTCGTCATGGACATGGCTCATCTTCCTCCTCCGACGGCGATTTTGGATTCGCTTTTAATGACAGTAACTTCTCTGATCGCTTGCTCCGGATCGAGATCATGGGTGGTCCTTCTGATTCTAGGTCCGACGTTGAAGGGTGTACGAGTATCGCTGATTGGGCTCGTCATcgtaagagaagaagagaagatatcATCAAGAAGGAATCTGCTGCTGGTG tCACCGTTTCAGACATTGTGGCATGTCCTGAGGAGCAGATTTTAACCGATGAGCAACCTGACATGGATGGATGTCCTGGTGGTGACAATCTTGATGATGAAGGAGAGGCAATGGTTGAAGAACAAGAGGCTTTATCAG gtgatgaagatgaaacgTCTAGTGAGCCAAACTGGGGAATGGATTGTTCTACTGTTGTTAGGGTCAAAGAACTTCATATTAGCTCTCCTATATTAGCTGCCAAAAGCCCTTTCTTTTACAAG TTGTTCTCCAATGGAATGAGAGAATCTGAGCAAAGGCATGTTACCCTTAGAATTAATGCATCAG AGGAAGCTGCCTTGATGGAGCTTTTAAACTTTATGTATAGCAATGCGGTATCTGTCACCACAGCACCTGCCTTATTAGATGTTCTGATGGCTGCTGATAAGTTTGAAGTTGCCTCTTGCATGAGGTACTGCAGTAGACTTCTCCGCAATATGCCTATGACTCCTGAGTCTGCGTTGCTCTATCTCGAGCTTCCTTCTAGTGTTCTAATGGCCAAAGCTGTTCAGCCTTTAACTGATGCTGCAAAACAGTTCCTTGCTGCCCGCTACAAGGATATTACCAA gtttcATGAGGAGGTTATGTCTCTACCTTTAGCAGGGATTGAGGCAATTCTATCAAGCGATGATCTGCAAATTGCATCAGAGGATGCagtttatgattttatcttGAAGTGGGCAAGAGCACAATACCCTTGTTTGGAAGAGCGAAGAGAGATTCTCGGGTCACGCCTTGCACTCTCCATCCGCTTCCCATTCATGACATGCCGGAAGCTGAAGAAAGTACTGACTTGCAGTGACTTTGAGCATGAAATAGCATCAAAGCTTGTTCTAGAAGCTCTGTTCTTCAAAGCAGAAGCCCCACACAGACAACGTAGCCTAGCTGCGGAAGAATCCGCATCCCTGAACCGCCGCCTCATAGAGAGGGCGTACAAATACAGACCCGTCAAAGTCGTGGAGTTTGAGCTCCCTAGACCGCAGTGCGTAGTCTACCTAGACCTGAAAAGAGAAGAATGCGCAGGATTGTTCCCATCGGGTAGAGTGTATTCGCAGGCCTTCCACTTAGGAGGTCAAGGGTTTTTCCTCTCAGCTCACTGCAACATGGACCAACAGAGCTCGTTCCACTGCTTCGGGCTGTTCTTAGGGATGCAGGAGAAAGGGTCAGTGAGTTTCGGAGTGGACTATGAATTCTCGGCGAGGTCAAAGCCTGCAGAAGATTTCATAAGCAAATACAAAGGGAACTACACGTTCACAGGAGGTAAAGCAGTTGGTTACAGAAACCTGTTTGGGATAGCGTGGACGTCTTTTATCGTAGAGGATAGTCAATACTTCATCAATGGCATTCTCCATCTCAGAGCAGAACTTACCATCAAAAGGTCTACAGATCCTTAG
- the LOC104749205 gene encoding delta(8)-fatty-acid desaturase 1-like isoform X1, with protein MAKETEKKYITNEELKNHNKSGDLWIAIQGKVYNVSDWIKSHPGGDTVILNLVGQDVTDAFIAFHPGTAWHHLDNLFTGYHIKDFEVSQVSRDYRRMAAEFRKLGLFDNKGHVTLYTLSFIAAMFVGVLYGVLACSSVFAHQIAAALLGLLWIQSAYIGHDSGHYVIMSNKSYNRFAQLLSGNCLTGISIAWWKWTHNAHHLACNSLDYDPDLQHIPVFAVSTKFFTSLTSRFYDRKLTFDPVARFLVSYQHFTYYPVMCFGRINLFIQTFLLLFSRREVPDRALNFAGILVFWTWFPLLVSCLPSWPERFFFVFTSFAVTALQHIQFTLNHFAADVYVGPPTGSDWFEKQAAGTIDISCRSYMDWFYGGLQFQLEHHLFPRMPRCHLRKVSPVVQELCKKHNLPYRSLSWFDANVLTISTLKKAAYQARDAANPVVKNLVWEALNTHG; from the coding sequence ATTAAATCTCATCCCGGAGGCGACACCGTCATCCTCAACCTCGTCGGCCAAGACGTAACCGACGCCTTCATCGCATTCCATCCCGGTACAGCTTGGCACCATCTCGACAACCTCTTCACCGGTTACCACATCAAAGACTTCGAGGTCTCCCAAGTCTCCCGCGATTACCGTCGTATGGCCGCCGAGTTTCGTAAACTCGGTCTCTTCGATAACAAAGGACACGTCACTCTCTACACTTTATCCTTCATCGCCGCCATGTTCGTCGGTGTTCTCTACGGCGTTTTGGCTTGTTCTTCCGTCTTCGCTCACCAGATCGCCGCCGCGCTTCTCGGTCTCCTCTGGATCCAGAGCGCTTACATTGGCCACGATTCTGGCCATTACGTGATCATGTCCAACAAATCTTACAACAGATTCGCTCAGCTTCTCTCCGGTAACTGTCTCACCGGAATCTCGATCGCTTGGTGGAAATGGACTCACAATGCTCATCATCTCGCTTGTAACAGCCTCGATTACGATCCAGATCTGCAGCACATCCCTGTCTTCGCCGTCTCCACCAAGTTCTTCACCTCATTGACCTCACGCTTCTACGATCGGAAACTCACCTTCGATCCGGTGGCGAGGTTCTTGGTCAGCTACCAGCACTTCACTTATTATCCGGTCATGTGCTTCGGAAGGATCAATCTCTTCATTCAAACGTTCCTCTTACTCTTCTCCAGACGTGAAGTACCAGATCGCGCTTTAAACTTCGCCGGGATCTTAGTCTTCTGGACTTGGTTCCCGCTCTTGGTCTCGTGTCTACCAAGCTGGCCGGAGAGATTCTTCTTCGTATTCACTAGCTTCGCCGTCACGGCGCTACAGCACATTCAGTTCACGCTTAACCATTTCGCCGCTGATGTCTACGTCGGTCCACCAACAGGCAGCGACTGGTTCGAGAAACAAGCGGCGGGAACGATAGACATCTCGTGTCGATCGTACATGGATTGGTTCTACGGTGGGTTGCAGTTTCAGCTGGAGCATCATTTGTTCCCTCGCATGCCTCGTTGCCATCTCCGGAAAGTTTCGCCGGTGGTTCAAGAGCTTTGCAAGAAGCATAATCTCCCGTACAGGAGTCTCTCGTGGTTTGATGCGAATGTGTTGACCATTAGTACTTTGAAGAAAGCAGCTTATCAAGCTAGAGACGCGGCTAATCCTGTGGTTAAGAACTTGGTTTGGGAAGCTTTGAATACCCATGGCTAA
- the LOC104749212 gene encoding putative glucose-6-phosphate 1-epimerase gives MGHYATVVWDQKEATEIIKDWNGIDQVLLRNPHGASAKISLHGGQVISWRNELGEELLFTSNKAIFKPPKSMRGGIQICYPQFGDCGLLDQHGFARNKIWVIDENPPPLHSNNEPSTVKSFVDLLLKPSEEDLKQWPHSFEFRLRVSLAVDGDLTLVSRIRNINGKPFSFSFAYHTYLSVSDISEVRVEGLETLDYLDNLSKRELLTEQGDAITFESEMDRTYLRSPKVVAVLDHERKRTYVIGKEGLPDTVVWNPWEKKSKTMADFGDDEYKSMLCVNGAAVERPITLKPGEEWTGRLMLTAVKSSFCFDQLELQSKGF, from the exons atgggTCATTACGCAACAGTAGTGTGGGATCAAAAAGAAGCTACTGAGATTATCAAAGATTGGAATGGCATTGACCAAGTCCTTCTCAGAAACCCACATGGTGCTTCTGCCAAG ATTAGTTTACATGGAGGGCAAGTGATTTCATGGCGGAATGAACTAGGCGAAGAGCTTCTTTTCACTAGCAACAAG GCTATATTCAAACCCCCAAAATCAATGCGAGGAGGGATTCAGATTTGTTATCCtcag TTTGGGGATTGTGGATTGTTGGATCAACATGGTTTTGCCAGGAACAAAATCTGGGTTATCGATGAGAATCCACCTCCTCTTCACTCCAACAACGAACCATCCACTGTCAAATCTTTTGTTGATCTTCTTTTGAAACCTTCTGAAGAGGACTTGAAGCAATGGCCTCATag TTTCGAGTTCCGTCTTCGGGTTTCGCTTGCTGTTGATGGCGACTTAACGTTAGTTTCTCGGATTCGAAACATCAATGGCAAGCCCTTTAGCTTCTCATTTGCGTATCACACTTACCTCTCTGTCTCAGACATCag TGAAGTGAGAGTTGAAGGGTTGGAGACACTCGACTACTTAGACAACCTCAGCAAAAGAGAGCTTTTGACTGAACAAGGCGATGCAATAACCTTTGAATCTGAG ATGGACCGGACTTACCTTAGATCACCAAAGGTAGTTGCAGTTCTTGATCATGAACGAAAAAGAACGTATGTTATTGGAAAAGAAGGACTTCCAGATACTG TTGTATGGAATCCATGGGAGAAGAAATCTAAAACAATGGCGGATTTTGGGGATGATGAGTACAAAAGCATGCTCTGTGTGAATGGTGCAGCAGTTGAGAGACCGATCACTTTGAAGCCAGGAGAAGAATGGACTGGCCGGCTTATGTTGACCGCGGTTAAATCTAGTTTCTGCTTCGATCAACTCGAACTACAGAGCAAAGGATTCTGA
- the LOC104749210 gene encoding beclin-1-like protein: MRKEEIPDKTRSIPMDPRLPKWVCQNCHHSLTIVGVVDSYAAKFFSDSPPSAFATMQGQGYGANSVVGSTRMDNSFVVLPRHKPPQAQGIPPRSRGPDANQSGKAMEDSFVVVYKSEPASDSPASHNLEVGQNGPLHSNNSGFNATINVLTRAFDIARTQTQVEQPLCLECMRVLSDKLEKEVEDVTRDVEAYEACVQRLEGETRDVLSESDFLKEKKKIEEEERKLVAAIEETEKQNAELNHQLKELESKGNRFNELEDRYWQEFNNFQFQLIAHQEERDAILAKIEVSQAHLELLNKTNVLIDAFPIRYDGDFGTINNFRLGLLPDIKVEWDEINAAWGQACLLLHTMCNYFRPKFQCRVKIQPMGSYPRIVDSNNETYELFGPVNLFWSTRYDKAMTLYLICLKDFTDFANSKDQENNIPPEKCLKLPFKIENDKVEGYSITQSFNKKESWTKALKYTLCNLKWALYWFVGNTNFQPLSATVSLPSDVSAAGSLYAKRGPDSNSKPSGKNQRNL, encoded by the exons ATGAGGAAAGAGGAGATCCCCGATAAAACCCGGAGCATCCCGATGGACCCGCGTCTCCCTAAATGGGTCTGCCAAAACTGTCACCACTCCCTTACCATCGTCGGCGTCGTCGATTCCTACGCCGCCAAGTTCTTCTCCGATTCTCCTCCTTCCGCTTTCG CAACAATGCAGGGACAAGGATATGGAGCTAACAGTGTTGTTGGTTCAACACGCATGGACAACTCCTTTGTTGTCTTACCTCGACACAAGCCTCCTCAAGCTCAGGGTATTCCTCCACGTTCTCGTGGTCCTGATGCTAACCAATCTGGAAAGGCTATGGAAGACTCGTTTGTTGTTGTGTATAAGTCTGAGCCTGCTTCTGATTCACCCGCTTCTCACAACCTTGAAGTCGGCCAAAACGGTCCGTTGCATTCGAATAATTCTGGCTTTAATGCCACTATCAATGTCTTGACACGAGCTTTTGATATTGCTAGAACTCAGACTCAG GTTGAACAGCCATTGTGCTTAGAATGCATGAGGGTTTTGTCTGATAAACTTGAAAAAGAAGTTGAGGATGTGACGAGGGACGTGGAAGCTTACGAAGCTTGCGTTCAGCGGTTAGAAGGGGAGACACGAGATGTTCTTAGTGAATCTGATTTTctcaaggaaaaaaagaag attgaggaagaagaaagaaaacttgTTGCAGCtatagaagaaacagagaaacaaaatgcTGAGTTGAACCATCAACTGAAGGAGCTCGAATCAAAGGGAAATCGCTTTAACGAACTCGAAGATCG GTATTGGCAAGAGTTCAATAATTTTCAGTTTCAACTAATAGCCCATCAG GAAGAGAGAGATGCAATTTTGGCAAAGATTGAAGTTTCACAAGCACATTTAGAGTTATTAAATAAGACAAACGTACTGATTGATGCCTTCCCCATACGGTATGATGGAGATTTTGGTACAATTAACAATTTTCGACTTGGATTACTCCCTGACATAAAG GTTGAGTGGGATGAGATCAATGCTGCTTGGGGCCAAGCCTGTCTTCTCCTCCACACGATGTGTAACTATTTCCGGCCAAAATTCCA ATGTCGAGTTAAGATACAGCCGATGGGGAGCTATCCTAGAATTGTAGACAGCAACAACGAAACTTATGAGCT GTTTGGCCCTGTAAACTTGTTTTGGAGCACTCGGTACGATAAAGCCATGACACTGTATTTGATCTGTCTTAAAGACTTTACTGATTTCGCAAATTCAAAGGACCAAGAGAACAACATCCCACCAGAGAAATGCCTCAAACTTCCATTCAA GATCGAAAATGACAAAGTGGAGGGGTATTCGATAACACAGAGCTTCAACAAGAAAGAGAGTTGGACAAAAGCACTGAAGTATACTCTCTGCAATCTCAAATGGGCGCTCTACTGGTTCGTTGGAAACACTAATTTCCAACCTCTCTCTGCTACGGTCTCTTTGCCTTCTGATGTATCAGCGGCTGGTTCCTTGTACGCCAAGCGGGGTCCTGATTCTAACAGTAAGCCGTCTGgtaaaaaccaaagaaacttGTGA
- the LOC104749208 gene encoding BTB/POZ domain-containing protein POB1-like isoform X2, which produces MRGSENTDLFDPKTQMDSSDFSRHGHGSSSSSDGDFGFAFNDSNFSDRLLRIEIMGGPSDSRSDVEGCTSIADWARHRKRRREDIIKKESAAGDIVACPEEQILTDEQPDMDGCPGGDNLDDEGEAMVEEQEALSGDEDETSSEPNWGMDCSTVVRVKELHISSPILAAKSPFFYKLFSNGMRESEQRHVTLRINASEEAALMELLNFMYSNAVSVTTAPALLDVLMAADKFEVASCMRYCSRLLRNMPMTPESALLYLELPSSVLMAKAVQPLTDAAKQFLAARYKDITKFHEEVMSLPLAGIEAILSSDDLQIASEDAVYDFILKWARAQYPCLEERREILGSRLALSIRFPFMTCRKLKKVLTCSDFEHEIASKLVLEALFFKAEAPHRQRSLAAEESASLNRRLIERAYKYRPVKVVEFELPRPQCVVYLDLKREECAGLFPSGRVYSQAFHLGGQGFFLSAHCNMDQQSSFHCFGLFLGMQEKGSVSFGVDYEFSARSKPAEDFISKYKGNYTFTGGKAVGYRNLFGIAWTSFIVEDSQYFINGILHLRAELTIKRSTDP; this is translated from the exons ATGAGAGGTAGTGAAAACACGGATCTGTTCGATCCCAAAACCCAGATGGATTCTTCTGATTTCTCTCGTCATGGACATGGCTCATCTTCCTCCTCCGACGGCGATTTTGGATTCGCTTTTAATGACAGTAACTTCTCTGATCGCTTGCTCCGGATCGAGATCATGGGTGGTCCTTCTGATTCTAGGTCCGACGTTGAAGGGTGTACGAGTATCGCTGATTGGGCTCGTCATcgtaagagaagaagagaagatatcATCAAGAAGGAATCTGCTGCTGGTG ACATTGTGGCATGTCCTGAGGAGCAGATTTTAACCGATGAGCAACCTGACATGGATGGATGTCCTGGTGGTGACAATCTTGATGATGAAGGAGAGGCAATGGTTGAAGAACAAGAGGCTTTATCAG gtgatgaagatgaaacgTCTAGTGAGCCAAACTGGGGAATGGATTGTTCTACTGTTGTTAGGGTCAAAGAACTTCATATTAGCTCTCCTATATTAGCTGCCAAAAGCCCTTTCTTTTACAAG TTGTTCTCCAATGGAATGAGAGAATCTGAGCAAAGGCATGTTACCCTTAGAATTAATGCATCAG AGGAAGCTGCCTTGATGGAGCTTTTAAACTTTATGTATAGCAATGCGGTATCTGTCACCACAGCACCTGCCTTATTAGATGTTCTGATGGCTGCTGATAAGTTTGAAGTTGCCTCTTGCATGAGGTACTGCAGTAGACTTCTCCGCAATATGCCTATGACTCCTGAGTCTGCGTTGCTCTATCTCGAGCTTCCTTCTAGTGTTCTAATGGCCAAAGCTGTTCAGCCTTTAACTGATGCTGCAAAACAGTTCCTTGCTGCCCGCTACAAGGATATTACCAA gtttcATGAGGAGGTTATGTCTCTACCTTTAGCAGGGATTGAGGCAATTCTATCAAGCGATGATCTGCAAATTGCATCAGAGGATGCagtttatgattttatcttGAAGTGGGCAAGAGCACAATACCCTTGTTTGGAAGAGCGAAGAGAGATTCTCGGGTCACGCCTTGCACTCTCCATCCGCTTCCCATTCATGACATGCCGGAAGCTGAAGAAAGTACTGACTTGCAGTGACTTTGAGCATGAAATAGCATCAAAGCTTGTTCTAGAAGCTCTGTTCTTCAAAGCAGAAGCCCCACACAGACAACGTAGCCTAGCTGCGGAAGAATCCGCATCCCTGAACCGCCGCCTCATAGAGAGGGCGTACAAATACAGACCCGTCAAAGTCGTGGAGTTTGAGCTCCCTAGACCGCAGTGCGTAGTCTACCTAGACCTGAAAAGAGAAGAATGCGCAGGATTGTTCCCATCGGGTAGAGTGTATTCGCAGGCCTTCCACTTAGGAGGTCAAGGGTTTTTCCTCTCAGCTCACTGCAACATGGACCAACAGAGCTCGTTCCACTGCTTCGGGCTGTTCTTAGGGATGCAGGAGAAAGGGTCAGTGAGTTTCGGAGTGGACTATGAATTCTCGGCGAGGTCAAAGCCTGCAGAAGATTTCATAAGCAAATACAAAGGGAACTACACGTTCACAGGAGGTAAAGCAGTTGGTTACAGAAACCTGTTTGGGATAGCGTGGACGTCTTTTATCGTAGAGGATAGTCAATACTTCATCAATGGCATTCTCCATCTCAGAGCAGAACTTACCATCAAAAGGTCTACAGATCCTTAG
- the LOC104749208 gene encoding BTB/POZ domain-containing protein POB1-like isoform X3, producing the protein MTVTSLIACSGSRSWVVLLILGPTLKGVRVSLIGLVIVREEEKISSRRNLLLVILTDEQPDMDGCPGGDNLDDEGEAMVEEQEALSGDEDETSSEPNWGMDCSTVVRVKELHISSPILAAKSPFFYKLFSNGMRESEQRHVTLRINASEEAALMELLNFMYSNAVSVTTAPALLDVLMAADKFEVASCMRYCSRLLRNMPMTPESALLYLELPSSVLMAKAVQPLTDAAKQFLAARYKDITKFHEEVMSLPLAGIEAILSSDDLQIASEDAVYDFILKWARAQYPCLEERREILGSRLALSIRFPFMTCRKLKKVLTCSDFEHEIASKLVLEALFFKAEAPHRQRSLAAEESASLNRRLIERAYKYRPVKVVEFELPRPQCVVYLDLKREECAGLFPSGRVYSQAFHLGGQGFFLSAHCNMDQQSSFHCFGLFLGMQEKGSVSFGVDYEFSARSKPAEDFISKYKGNYTFTGGKAVGYRNLFGIAWTSFIVEDSQYFINGILHLRAELTIKRSTDP; encoded by the exons ATGACAGTAACTTCTCTGATCGCTTGCTCCGGATCGAGATCATGGGTGGTCCTTCTGATTCTAGGTCCGACGTTGAAGGGTGTACGAGTATCGCTGATTGGGCTCGTCATcgtaagagaagaagagaagatatcATCAAGAAGGAATCTGCTGCTGGTG ATTTTAACCGATGAGCAACCTGACATGGATGGATGTCCTGGTGGTGACAATCTTGATGATGAAGGAGAGGCAATGGTTGAAGAACAAGAGGCTTTATCAG gtgatgaagatgaaacgTCTAGTGAGCCAAACTGGGGAATGGATTGTTCTACTGTTGTTAGGGTCAAAGAACTTCATATTAGCTCTCCTATATTAGCTGCCAAAAGCCCTTTCTTTTACAAG TTGTTCTCCAATGGAATGAGAGAATCTGAGCAAAGGCATGTTACCCTTAGAATTAATGCATCAG AGGAAGCTGCCTTGATGGAGCTTTTAAACTTTATGTATAGCAATGCGGTATCTGTCACCACAGCACCTGCCTTATTAGATGTTCTGATGGCTGCTGATAAGTTTGAAGTTGCCTCTTGCATGAGGTACTGCAGTAGACTTCTCCGCAATATGCCTATGACTCCTGAGTCTGCGTTGCTCTATCTCGAGCTTCCTTCTAGTGTTCTAATGGCCAAAGCTGTTCAGCCTTTAACTGATGCTGCAAAACAGTTCCTTGCTGCCCGCTACAAGGATATTACCAA gtttcATGAGGAGGTTATGTCTCTACCTTTAGCAGGGATTGAGGCAATTCTATCAAGCGATGATCTGCAAATTGCATCAGAGGATGCagtttatgattttatcttGAAGTGGGCAAGAGCACAATACCCTTGTTTGGAAGAGCGAAGAGAGATTCTCGGGTCACGCCTTGCACTCTCCATCCGCTTCCCATTCATGACATGCCGGAAGCTGAAGAAAGTACTGACTTGCAGTGACTTTGAGCATGAAATAGCATCAAAGCTTGTTCTAGAAGCTCTGTTCTTCAAAGCAGAAGCCCCACACAGACAACGTAGCCTAGCTGCGGAAGAATCCGCATCCCTGAACCGCCGCCTCATAGAGAGGGCGTACAAATACAGACCCGTCAAAGTCGTGGAGTTTGAGCTCCCTAGACCGCAGTGCGTAGTCTACCTAGACCTGAAAAGAGAAGAATGCGCAGGATTGTTCCCATCGGGTAGAGTGTATTCGCAGGCCTTCCACTTAGGAGGTCAAGGGTTTTTCCTCTCAGCTCACTGCAACATGGACCAACAGAGCTCGTTCCACTGCTTCGGGCTGTTCTTAGGGATGCAGGAGAAAGGGTCAGTGAGTTTCGGAGTGGACTATGAATTCTCGGCGAGGTCAAAGCCTGCAGAAGATTTCATAAGCAAATACAAAGGGAACTACACGTTCACAGGAGGTAAAGCAGTTGGTTACAGAAACCTGTTTGGGATAGCGTGGACGTCTTTTATCGTAGAGGATAGTCAATACTTCATCAATGGCATTCTCCATCTCAGAGCAGAACTTACCATCAAAAGGTCTACAGATCCTTAG
- the LOC104749207 gene encoding F-box/kelch-repeat protein At3g61590-like, producing the protein MEAAETSWTNYPYSYITTYVPEAESSYSEQSDDDTNKVETFSMDSLLPDDLLERILSFLPIASIFRAGTVCKRWNEIVSSRRFLWNFSNNSVPQRPWYFMFTSTDDPSGYAYDPIIRKWYSFDLPCIETSNWFVASSCGLVCFMDNDCRNKIYVSNPITKQWRRLLEPPGHRSTDYTAMSTCVNRASQANRAVNRTQRSYLVSIVKSKQVPGNFFQWDLSIHLYSSETMTWTTSVTDVLSGWRGGNESVICDGVLYFLIYSTGGSDHRHGLIATNVSSSVGSSSSLMRSFVPMPCSLTCGRLMNLRERLVIVGGIGKHDRPEVIKGIGIWVLKGKEWVEMAKMPQRFFQGFGEFDDVFASSGTDDMVYIQSYGSPALLTFDMNLKYWKWSQKCPVTKKFPLQLFTGFCFEPRLEIAP; encoded by the coding sequence ATGGAAGCAGCTGAAACGTCTTGGACTAATTATCCCTACAGCTACATTACTACATATGTCCCTGAAGCTGAATCATCATACTCTGAACAGAGCGATGATGATACCAACAAAGTCGAAACCTTTTCAATGGATTCACTTCTCCCCGATGATTTACTAGAACGCATCCTCTCGTTTCTCCCCATTGCAAGCATCTTCAGAGCTGGCACTGTCTGCAAAAGATGGAACGAGATTGTGTCTTCACGAAGGTTCTTATGGAATTTCTCCAACAACTCGGTTCCTCAAAGGCCTTGGTACTTCATGTTCACTAGCACTGATGACCCATCGGGTTATGCTTATGACCCCATTATCCGGAAATGGTACAGTTTCGATCTCCCTTGTATCGAGACATCGAACTGGTTTGTTGCATCCTCTTGTGGATTGGTTTGTTTCATGGACAACGACTGCAGAAACAAGATCTATGTCTCTAATCCAATCACCAAACAATGGAGAAGACTTCTCGAACCTCCTGGTCACAGATCAACAGATTACACCGCAATGTCAACCTGCGTGAACCGAGCAAGCCAAGCAAACCGAGCGGTGAACCGTACACAGAGGAGTTACTTAGTCTCGATAGTGAAATCGAAGCAAGTTCCAGGGAACTTCTTCCAGTGGGATCTCTCTATTCATCTCTACAGCTCAGAAACAATGACTTGGACAACTTCAGTAACTGATGTCTTATCCGGATGGAGAGGAGGAAACGAGAGTGTGATCTGCGACGGTGTTCTATACTTCTTGATTTACTCAACGGGAGGCTCTGATCATCGCCACGGCTTGATAGCTACCAATGTATCCTCCTCAGTCGGATCATCATCCTCATTGATGAGGAGTTTCGTACCAATGCCGTGTTCTTTAACCTGCGGGAGACTGATGAATCTAAGAGAGAGGCTAGTGATCGTTGGAGGAATAGGTAAACACGATCGACCAGAGGTTATAAAAGGAATTGggatttgggttttgaaagGTAAAGAATGGGTAGAGATGGCCAAAATGCCTCAAAGATTCTTCCAAGGTTTTGGTGAATTCGACGACGTGTTCGCTAGTAGTGGTACTGATGATATGGTTTACATTCAAAGTTATGGATCTCCAGCGCTACTCACGTTCGACATGAACCTCAAGTATTGGAAATGGTCTCAGAAATGTCCTGTTACCAAGAAGTTTCCTCTTCAGCTTTTTACTGGGTTTTGCTTCGAACCAAGACTCGAGATTGCTCCATAG